The sequence below is a genomic window from Candidatus Nomurabacteria bacterium.
TAATTGGAAGAAAATCGAGTGTTGTAAGGGTGGCACCTGCCTCTCTCCGGAGGATGTTCACGAGCGTGTTTCGGTGATTGTCGGCAACTTTCTTTCCTAATCTTATTCACAGTTGCGACCGAAGCTTTTGATAGTTATACTGCGCCAGGCAAGCGTTCTTTTACTGAAATCAAACTTGTGTCTGGAGGTAAACTTATATGACTACGGTAACGGTTCCACGGATTGACACAACGGCGGTTGGTAAGCGGGTTGTTGCCGCGCTAATTATTCGCGAGAAGAGACTTCTTCTTCTTAGGAAACCAGATCACCCAGATTTCCTTATGTTGCCAGGTGGAGGATTGATGGAGGATGATGAGGGGGGTCTGGTTTACGCATTAAGGAGGCAATTGGGAGAAGAATTGGGCTTCTCTCCGCAAGTATTACCCGCCCACCTGTGTGCTGAGGTGGTTGATCATGGCGTTGATGAGAAAGTCATCATTCATCTCCATCGTTTGGTAGTGTCACAAGATGCTGTTTTTCAGACGATTCTTGGGTTTACATTGAACTGGTTAGGGGCTGCTGAAATCAATCAGATTCGGGACAGATTCACACCTGCGACCATGAGCTGTATTGAATACGCTATCGCAGGCGGTTTGATCTGAGTTTGTCACCCTGGGCCGCCTAACAGGCGGCCCTTTTTTATGTTAAAGTTTGGCGAATGATTGCGGAAAAAATTAGAGAATGGTTAGGAAATATGGACGCCAAAGTGGAACCGACAAATGATCTGGACCACGGCGATTACACCACCAATATTGCAATTATCACCAAGCAAGATGCGACCGGTTTGAAAGAAAAATTGGAGCGGAATAAGTTGCCGGAGATTGAGAGGATTGAGGTGGTGAATCCTGGTTTTCTAAATTTCTTTCTGACAAAAGAATATTTGGCACGAAATCTAGAGGAGGTTTTAGCAAAAAAAGATAAATTCGGTTGGAGTGAAAAATTGAGTGGGAAGAAAGTGATGGTGGAGTACACCGATCCGAACCCGTTTAAGGAGTTTCATATTGGCCACTTGATGTCCAACGCTATTGGTGAATCAGTTTCTCGTTTAATTGAAGCGAGCGGAGCGGAAGTCAAACGTGCTTGCTATCAGGGTGACGTTGGTTTACACGTGGCCAAGGCCTTGTGGGCAAAAGGGGATTACGCTTTGGGTGCGAAGAGTTATGAAGCGGATGAACAGGCAAAGAAGGAGGTTTACGAGATAAATAAGAAGATTTATGACAAGAGCGATGAGTCACTGAATAAAGTTTATGAGGAGGGAAGGAGATTGAGTCTTGAGAAGTTTGAGACGATGTATGCGAAATTAGGAACGAAATTTGATTACTACTTTTTTGAGAGTGAAACTGGTGAATTTGGCAAGAAGATTGTGCAGGAAAATATGGGGAAAATTTTTGAGGAGAGCGATGGCGCTGTTGTTTTCAAGGCGGAGAAGTATGACGAGAAACTGCACACGCGTGTTTTTATCAATTCTGATGGCTTGCCGACTTACGAGGCGAAGGAGTTGGGTTTGGCGAAAACTAAGTTTAATCAATTTAATTATGACGAGTCAGTGGTTATCACTGGTAATGAGATAAGACAATATTTTAAAGTTTTACTCGCGGCTATGAGTCTTGTCTTCCCAGACCTTGCGGTGAAAACAAAACACCTTTCTCATGGTATGTTGCGTCTGCCAAGCGGGAAGATGAGCTCACGAACAGGGGATGTGATTACGGCCGAATTTCTTTTGGATCGGGTGGAAGAAAGAGTCCGTGAGAAGAATCCTGAAGCGCCACTTACAGAAATTGCTGTTGCGGCGATAAAGTACGCGATTCTGAAACAAGCTCCCGGTCGGGATATCATCTTTGATCTAGAGAGGTCACTCTCATTCGAGGGGGATTCTGGTCCATATTTGCAATACACTTATGCTCGGGCGAAATCTGTCTTGGAAAAGTCAGACAAAGAATTAGGTTTGGATAATTTTGAAAACAATGAAGTGGCAAGATTTCTGGCTCGTTATCCGGACATTGTGGTAAGAGCAACAGATACTTTTTCGCCCCAAATTATCGTTCAGTACCTGCTTCAACTTGCTTCTGTTTTCAATTCTTTCTATGCCCAGAATAAGATTATTGGCTCACCAGAAGAGGCTTCGCGTCTTACTCTCACTGCCGCAGTAGCACAAATCATCAAGAACGGTTTGTGGTTGCTTGGTATAAAATCTCCCGAGAGAATGTAACTTACTTGACAACTAGACACACATTTGCTATACTACAGACAGTAGTTCTTTGATAGTGAATTGCGAGTTGGTCATAGCGAAAAGCGGCCTAAACATAAGCCTCTCCTCGCTATGACCATACCGGCCCATAGTGCCCACCTTCGGCGTAGAGGGAAATCAAATACGAAAGGTTAACACCATGCACAGATCATGACTGCAGCCGAAATGACCGACGGCCAAATCGAAAACGCCGTCAACAAAGTCCGCGACGCGATGCGCAAGCATCGTTCCGAGATCACCTCGGATGTCGCTCAACAGGTTCTCGGTGTCGAGAATCTCGGAATGATGATGTTCACTCCCTTCCGCGAACGCGCTGAAGCGGTCTCGAATCTCATCGTACGCACCGCCAAGGTGAACCGCGGGCGCTCTCAGCAAGAGGCGATCGAGGCCACCGGTCGCGCGCAGTACACGGACCGCAAGGTCGTGGACAGCATGCCGAAAGGTGAGGGCGACGAAGTCGAGGTCGTGTTCTTCAAACCCGATCTCTCCCAGCGCGATGGTTTCATCTCCGATGACGACCTCGAAAAGGAGTTCGAGCTGCGTGGCCTCAAGCCCGCCGATCCGATCTCCGTCGCCGCCGTGAATGAAGCCGATCCCGCCTTCGCCGATGAGAAGCCGCATGGCACTCATTGGAAGGACACCAAAGGCAACTGGTGCTACGCCACGTTCGGCCGTTGGCACGTCGGGCGCGAGGTGCGCGTCCGCCGCGACCGCGGCTGGGGCGGCTACTGGTGGTTCGCCGGTGTTCGCAAGTAGTTCTCAACGCTAAGTCACTTAGGACTCCGGTCCTTAGAAACTTAGTCCTTAGCCCTGTTCCGATTCGTCGGAGCGGGGCTTTTTTTATGCTTAGAAAATGTTAAACTGGGCTAAATTTATGACCGAAAAGAGTAAGATTGCTAAACGGGAGGAACAGACTCTCGCCTGGTGGCAAGAAAACAAAATTTTTGAAAAGAGTTTGGCACAAGAGGCACCGAAGGGTGAGTTTGTGTTTTATGATGGGCCACCCTTTGCTACCGGTTTACCTCATTATGGCCATATCTTACCCGGGACGGTGAAGGATATAATCCCGCGCTATAAGACGATGCTGGGTTATAGGGTGCCACGACGTTGGGGTTGGGATTGCCATGGTTTACCAATCGAGAATTTGGTGGAGAAGGAATTAGGATTGGGAACGAAAAAAGAGATTGAGAAGTTTGGTATTGATAAATTCAATGAACGCGCGCGAGCGAGCGTGCTCACTTATGAGAAGGAGTGGAAGGAAATTATCCCGCGTACTGGTCGTTGGATTGATATGGAGAATGCCTACAAGACGATGGATGCTAGTTACACGGAGAGTGTCTGGTGGTCGTTCAAGAATTTGTTTGAGAAAGATTTGATCTACGAAGGTTTCAAAAGTATGCACCTGTGTCCGCGTTGCGAGACGACCATCTCTAATTTTGAGGTTAGTCAGGGGTACAAAGATATCACCGATATTTCTGTCTATGTGAAGTTTGAGCTGGTAGATGAGCCAAACACTTTTCTACTTGCCTGGACAACTACGCCGTGGACTCTACCCGGCAATGTGGCCCTAGCCGTGAGGGGTGATGGTGTGTATGTGAAAGCGAAGAAGGGGGCAGAAAGTTTTATTGTTTTGAAAAGTTTGGCGGAGAAAGTTTTGAAAGAAGATTACGAAATAGTTGAAGAATTCAAAGGTGAAACATTAGTTGGAGGTAGATACAAAACTTTATTTGATTACTATCAGACTGATGGGCAAGTTTATGCCGCAGACTTTGTTAGTGCCGAGGAGGGAACGGGGATTGTCCATATTGCTCCGGCATTTGGTGAAGAGGATTACCAGTTGAGCCTGAAGGAGAAACTACCCTTTGTTCAACACGTAGGGACTGATGGGCGATTTAAACAAGAGGTGACGGATTTTGCGGGCGAATTGGTAAAGCCGAAAGATGACCATCAAGCGACGGATATTAAGATTATTAAACACTTAGCTGGAAAAAATTTACTTTTCGCGAAAGAAAAAATAATTCACAGTTATCCGCACTGTTGGCGTTGTGATACCCCACTTCTCAACTATGCCTCCTCAAGCTGGTTTCTGAAGGTGACTGAGATTAAAGAGAAATTAATAAAGGCGAATCATGAGGTGAAGTGGGTTCCAGAGGAGATTCGCGATGGTCGTTTCGGTAAGTGGCTAGAAGGTGCGCGGGATTGGGCGATATCGCGTTCGCGTTATTGGGGTGCGCCATTGCCGGTTTGGAAATGTGATAGCTGTGAGGAGAAGAAGGTGGTTGGCAGTATTACCGAACTGAAAGAGTTGGTTCCGAAATCGGGAAACAAGTATTTCTTAATGCGCCACGGTGAGGCTGAGAGTAATGTTACTAACAGGATTAGCTCCAAATATCCTGATGATGTGAACCTAACAGAAGGTGGAAAAGCAGAGGTAATTAGTGCGACTAAAGATTTGCCCAGTAAGATTGACTTCATCTTTTCATCTGATTTTCAACGAGCCAGACAAACAGCAGAAATATTAACTAGACACTTTGAACTAAATCCTGAACAGGTTGTTTACGATAAGCGTTTACGAGAGATCGATGTCGGTGATTTTGATGGTAAAACCTGGAACGATTACGATTCTTATTTTTCTTCTAACTCAGAACACCTAAGTAAGAGTTTACCTAATGGTGAAAATGTATTGGGTGTGAAGCGCCGCGCGATGTCGTTTTTAAGTGAGATTGAAGGTAGGTATGAAGGTAAAAATATTTTAGTTGTTAGTCATGGCCTAACCCTCTATATGATGTGGCTTGGGAAGGATTATCTTGACCAGGATCAAATTATCACCAGGGATTGGAAAGACCATTATACGAGGACGGCTGAAGTGCGCGAGATCTCTCTCGTTAGACTCCCGCACAATAAAGAATACGAACTAGATTTACATCGTCCACATATCGACGAAGTGAAATTTGCTTGTCAGTGTGGTGGCGAGATGAAGCGTGTGTCAGAGATTTTTGATACTTGGTATGACTCTGGTTCCGTCCCATTTGCCTCACAAGCAACGAAGGAATTGGCTCCCGCCGACTTTATCGCAGAGGGTTTAGACCAGACCCGTGGGTGGTTCTATACCCTGCTTGTACTTGGTGTGGCGCTTTTTGAAAAGTCACCCTATAAACAAGTGGTTGTGAACGGTCTGGTTCTTGCGGAAGATGGCAAGAAGATGAGTAAACGCCTGAA
It includes:
- the argS gene encoding arginine--tRNA ligase yields the protein MIAEKIREWLGNMDAKVEPTNDLDHGDYTTNIAIITKQDATGLKEKLERNKLPEIERIEVVNPGFLNFFLTKEYLARNLEEVLAKKDKFGWSEKLSGKKVMVEYTDPNPFKEFHIGHLMSNAIGESVSRLIEASGAEVKRACYQGDVGLHVAKALWAKGDYALGAKSYEADEQAKKEVYEINKKIYDKSDESLNKVYEEGRRLSLEKFETMYAKLGTKFDYYFFESETGEFGKKIVQENMGKIFEESDGAVVFKAEKYDEKLHTRVFINSDGLPTYEAKELGLAKTKFNQFNYDESVVITGNEIRQYFKVLLAAMSLVFPDLAVKTKHLSHGMLRLPSGKMSSRTGDVITAEFLLDRVEERVREKNPEAPLTEIAVAAIKYAILKQAPGRDIIFDLERSLSFEGDSGPYLQYTYARAKSVLEKSDKELGLDNFENNEVARFLARYPDIVVRATDTFSPQIIVQYLLQLASVFNSFYAQNKIIGSPEEASRLTLTAAVAQIIKNGLWLLGIKSPERM
- a CDS encoding class I tRNA ligase family protein; this translates as MTEKSKIAKREEQTLAWWQENKIFEKSLAQEAPKGEFVFYDGPPFATGLPHYGHILPGTVKDIIPRYKTMLGYRVPRRWGWDCHGLPIENLVEKELGLGTKKEIEKFGIDKFNERARASVLTYEKEWKEIIPRTGRWIDMENAYKTMDASYTESVWWSFKNLFEKDLIYEGFKSMHLCPRCETTISNFEVSQGYKDITDISVYVKFELVDEPNTFLLAWTTTPWTLPGNVALAVRGDGVYVKAKKGAESFIVLKSLAEKVLKEDYEIVEEFKGETLVGGRYKTLFDYYQTDGQVYAADFVSAEEGTGIVHIAPAFGEEDYQLSLKEKLPFVQHVGTDGRFKQEVTDFAGELVKPKDDHQATDIKIIKHLAGKNLLFAKEKIIHSYPHCWRCDTPLLNYASSSWFLKVTEIKEKLIKANHEVKWVPEEIRDGRFGKWLEGARDWAISRSRYWGAPLPVWKCDSCEEKKVVGSITELKELVPKSGNKYFLMRHGEAESNVTNRISSKYPDDVNLTEGGKAEVISATKDLPSKIDFIFSSDFQRARQTAEILTRHFELNPEQVVYDKRLREIDVGDFDGKTWNDYDSYFSSNSEHLSKSLPNGENVLGVKRRAMSFLSEIEGRYEGKNILVVSHGLTLYMMWLGKDYLDQDQIITRDWKDHYTRTAEVREISLVRLPHNKEYELDLHRPHIDEVKFACQCGGEMKRVSEIFDTWYDSGSVPFASQATKELAPADFIAEGLDQTRGWFYTLLVLGVALFEKSPYKQVVVNGLVLAEDGKKMSKRLKNYPELSEVLDKYGADALRYYLIASPAVRAEDLAFSEKGLDEVVKKIILRLENVLSFYELYKSERNSGESKSDENVLDKWITSRLAELQKEVTIGLENYQLDLAARPISLFVDDLSTWYLRRSRERLQKEGMLVLGNILREFAKLLAPFMPFLAEDIYQRVGDDHTLESVHLERWTEVRDFDQKLLEEMGRARKLVWIGLQSRANIGIPVRHPLTSVTVKYLPEKLVELVKEELNVDEVILDKEMEGEIWINATLTPELIERGKLRDLVRLIQDERKKMELKPGELATLTLNPDRKMLVEKFMDELKKTCSLTEINFDSQCLTLSITPKD
- a CDS encoding NUDIX hydrolase, whose translation is MTTVTVPRIDTTAVGKRVVAALIIREKRLLLLRKPDHPDFLMLPGGGLMEDDEGGLVYALRRQLGEELGFSPQVLPAHLCAEVVDHGVDEKVIIHLHRLVVSQDAVFQTILGFTLNWLGAAEINQIRDRFTPATMSCIEYAIAGGLI